A portion of the Methanomicrobiales archaeon genome contains these proteins:
- a CDS encoding A/G-specific adenine glycosylase — MDTHVRFQDPAILDLERRLHERIRDEGTGRDSIHLFQDLILAYYRRYGRDLPWRRTRDPYAILVSEIMLQQTRVEHVANRYDRFLKRFPDFHRLASAPFRDVLAEWQGLGYNRRAIALKKTAERVADEFGGILPSDREILTTFPGIGKATAAAIAAYAFNLPTVFIETNIRRVFIHFFFPGREGVKDAEIEPLVALSLVRDDPREWYYALMDYGSRLKTRVANPNRRSAVYQVQEPFKGSDRQVRGEILRFVLAEGEVSVDALIAELRGDGERIRTLLGVLEKEGFLTTRSGRVAPAGKEGRRPRDPSLEPDARSCSSTSEAPDGLH, encoded by the coding sequence ATGGACACACACGTGCGGTTCCAGGATCCCGCCATCCTGGATCTCGAACGCCGCCTTCATGAGCGGATACGGGATGAAGGTACGGGCAGGGATTCGATCCATCTCTTCCAGGATCTCATCCTCGCCTACTACCGCCGTTACGGGAGAGACCTTCCCTGGAGGAGAACGCGGGATCCCTATGCCATCCTCGTCTCCGAGATCATGCTGCAGCAGACGCGGGTGGAGCATGTGGCGAACCGGTACGATCGGTTCCTGAAGCGGTTCCCGGATTTCCACCGCCTGGCGTCAGCACCCTTCAGGGATGTGCTTGCTGAGTGGCAGGGCCTGGGCTACAACCGCCGTGCGATCGCCCTGAAGAAGACTGCCGAGAGAGTGGCAGACGAGTTCGGCGGTATCCTCCCTTCCGATCGGGAGATTCTGACGACGTTCCCGGGGATCGGGAAGGCGACTGCCGCCGCCATCGCCGCGTACGCCTTCAACCTGCCGACCGTCTTCATCGAGACCAATATCCGCAGGGTATTCATTCACTTCTTCTTCCCCGGTCGGGAGGGCGTGAAAGATGCAGAGATCGAGCCCCTGGTGGCGCTCTCCCTCGTCAGGGACGATCCCCGGGAGTGGTACTATGCCCTGATGGACTACGGATCGCGCCTGAAGACGCGGGTGGCGAACCCCAACCGCCGGAGTGCGGTATACCAGGTGCAGGAGCCGTTCAAGGGATCGGATCGGCAGGTCCGCGGCGAGATCCTGCGGTTCGTTCTGGCGGAGGGGGAGGTATCCGTCGATGCCCTCATCGCCGAGCTGAGGGGTGACGGCGAGCGGATCCGGACCCTGCTGGGAGTGCTGGAGAAGGAGGGGTTCCTCACTACACGGAGCGGCAGAGTCGCGCCGGCGGGAAAGGAGGGACGACGTCCCCGCGACCCTTCTCTCGAGCCCGATGCCCGCTCGTGCTCGAGCACGTCTGAAGCACCTGACGGGCTCCATTAA
- a CDS encoding pyridoxamine 5'-phosphate oxidase family protein gives MEVVKIPHMEKKEYDELIYEGYICRIAFIGDKYPYIAPFLYVFDGNFMYFLSTRYGKKIKFFRQHPYVSVGVEKYSSDLSWYNFVTLQGRLVEVEDSIEKKVIRQKFIAMIRDRNLSKNILAALGHSPLDNIESIATEERSCIWKLTGVTDIVALKNL, from the coding sequence ATGGAGGTCGTAAAAATCCCCCATATGGAGAAGAAGGAGTACGACGAGCTGATCTACGAAGGGTATATCTGCCGCATCGCCTTCATCGGCGACAAATATCCCTATATCGCTCCATTTCTCTACGTCTTCGACGGCAATTTCATGTACTTCCTCTCCACGCGCTACGGCAAGAAGATCAAGTTCTTCCGCCAGCATCCCTATGTCTCCGTGGGTGTGGAGAAGTACAGCAGCGATCTCTCCTGGTACAACTTCGTCACCCTCCAGGGACGCCTCGTCGAAGTGGAGGATTCCATCGAGAAGAAGGTGATTCGCCAGAAGTTCATCGCCATGATCCGTGACAGAAACCTCTCGAAGAACATCCTCGCTGCCCTCGGGCACTCCCCTCTGGATAACATCGAGTCGATCGCGACCGAGGAACGCTCCTGCATCTGGAAGCTCACGGGGGTTACGGACATCGTCGCCCTGAAGAATCTCTAG
- a CDS encoding ArsB/NhaD family transporter, whose amino-acid sequence MPDRLAVVILFAITSALTIFFILRRPYLKIRLFSRDIVLESYIVGSLLGPTLIVAFGILTYDQILLGVTGDSTLNPLGILLLFLSLVFLSIFLDITGFFEFCARMALKFAGCSGVRLFFALYATVSLLTIVTSNDIIVLTFTPFIYYFAREAGINPRPYLFAEFFAANTWSMMLYLGNPTNILVATAFRIRFDAYTGRMILPTLAAGTASAALLYLVFRKEIAEPLQHRYAADPRSAITDGPGAALGISLLFGCIIALAVAPYAGIELHWITLAFALTLLCILALRDSYAACLRRETATRQIFAVPATLRRMPWAVVPFLLSLFITVEALSVYGISGEVAQAFASICGGSDMAYVFLFGTASALSANVLNNIPMTVAFIPVVGMLPGEGLTAAALATVVGSNLGANLTPLGSLAGIMWIGLLQRREISITYREFVRVGLLVTPVTLAACLAVLALETIIF is encoded by the coding sequence ATGCCGGATCGCCTTGCTGTCGTCATCCTGTTCGCCATCACGTCCGCTCTCACGATCTTCTTCATTCTCCGCAGGCCGTACCTGAAGATACGGCTATTCTCTCGTGACATCGTTCTGGAGAGCTACATCGTCGGCAGCCTGCTCGGCCCCACCCTGATCGTTGCCTTCGGTATCCTCACCTACGATCAGATTCTGCTGGGCGTAACGGGGGATTCAACACTCAATCCTCTGGGGATCCTGCTGCTCTTCCTCTCCCTGGTCTTCCTCTCCATATTCCTGGACATAACGGGGTTCTTCGAGTTCTGTGCGCGGATGGCGCTGAAATTTGCGGGATGCAGCGGCGTGCGCCTCTTCTTCGCCCTTTACGCGACTGTCTCCCTGCTGACCATCGTCACATCGAACGACATCATCGTGCTCACTTTCACGCCCTTCATCTACTATTTCGCGCGGGAAGCCGGGATTAATCCCAGACCCTACCTCTTCGCGGAGTTTTTCGCCGCCAATACCTGGAGCATGATGCTTTATCTCGGCAACCCGACAAACATCCTCGTCGCCACCGCATTTCGCATCCGCTTCGACGCCTACACGGGCCGGATGATCCTCCCTACCCTGGCCGCCGGTACCGCGTCTGCCGCGCTCCTCTATCTCGTCTTCCGCAAAGAGATCGCAGAGCCTCTGCAGCACCGCTACGCCGCAGACCCCCGATCCGCGATCACCGACGGACCCGGAGCCGCGCTCGGCATCTCGCTCCTCTTCGGGTGCATCATCGCCCTTGCCGTCGCACCCTATGCCGGTATCGAGCTTCACTGGATAACGCTCGCCTTTGCCCTCACCCTCCTCTGCATTCTCGCCCTCCGCGATTCGTACGCGGCTTGCCTGAGAAGAGAGACTGCAACCAGGCAGATCTTCGCCGTTCCGGCCACCCTCCGGCGAATGCCCTGGGCCGTCGTGCCCTTTCTTCTCTCCCTCTTCATCACCGTCGAAGCCCTCTCAGTCTACGGCATATCCGGGGAGGTCGCGCAGGCGTTCGCATCGATCTGCGGCGGCTCCGATATGGCATACGTGTTTCTCTTCGGAACGGCATCCGCTCTCTCCGCGAACGTCCTGAACAACATCCCCATGACGGTCGCCTTCATTCCCGTCGTTGGCATGCTCCCGGGAGAGGGACTTACCGCCGCTGCCCTCGCCACCGTCGTCGGTTCGAACCTGGGCGCGAACCTCACGCCTCTCGGCTCTCTTGCGGGCATCATGTGGATCGGTCTCCTGCAAAGACGCGAAATTTCGATCACCTACCGTGAGTTCGTCAGGGTCGGACTCCTTGTCACCCCCGTCACGCTCGCTGCCTGCCTCGCCGTGCTCGCGCTGGAGACGATCATCTTCTAG
- a CDS encoding glutamate-cysteine ligase family protein, which yields MTVGTEHEYSINDAAFHPLPISDRLMEILSGSVRSELPFGEIELSKELQKHVLEIVPRRPAASIAALESTLYGGLKHLHAALDGRCRFLGLGMHPLLRLTETAVWDHEEKEIYEAYHRLFDLRQHGWLNIQALQINIPYADPVRMTGMFNRIRALIPYLVAVTAASPCVEGRLTGCVDNRIHYYRINQAKIPDICRDLIPERIRSLEDYQEIQQAIYRQLKEKGAEILCREWVNSRGVIVRFSRQCLEIKAMDEQECIRSDMAITAFVLALLRNRDLDLDDEESALRALIDSAMRRGTEPLRPELRRLYAAAVESATDDERAYLPLVAERIERGSVGEIMAREVRKSGDLHGFLERAEQCLWLNTPLRERT from the coding sequence ATGACGGTGGGCACCGAGCACGAGTACTCCATCAACGACGCCGCGTTCCACCCCCTCCCCATCTCGGATCGTCTCATGGAGATCCTCTCGGGTTCGGTGCGGAGCGAGCTGCCCTTCGGCGAGATCGAGCTCTCGAAGGAACTCCAGAAGCACGTCCTGGAGATCGTTCCCCGGCGCCCGGCGGCGAGTATCGCCGCCCTCGAGAGCACCCTCTATGGAGGGCTGAAGCATCTCCATGCCGCCCTCGACGGACGGTGCCGCTTCCTGGGGCTGGGCATGCATCCCCTGCTCCGCCTGACCGAGACCGCCGTCTGGGATCACGAAGAGAAGGAGATCTACGAGGCCTATCACCGTCTCTTCGACCTCCGCCAGCACGGCTGGCTGAACATCCAGGCATTGCAGATCAACATCCCCTACGCCGATCCCGTCAGGATGACGGGCATGTTCAACCGCATCCGCGCCCTCATACCCTATCTGGTCGCCGTCACGGCAGCATCCCCCTGCGTGGAGGGGAGGTTGACAGGGTGCGTGGACAACCGGATCCACTATTACCGCATCAACCAGGCGAAGATCCCTGACATCTGCCGTGACCTGATCCCGGAGCGGATCCGCAGCCTGGAGGACTACCAGGAGATCCAGCAGGCGATCTACCGGCAGCTCAAGGAGAAGGGCGCGGAGATCCTCTGTCGGGAGTGGGTGAACTCCCGCGGGGTGATCGTGCGGTTCTCGCGCCAGTGCCTGGAGATCAAGGCCATGGATGAGCAGGAGTGCATCCGTTCTGATATGGCCATCACCGCCTTTGTCCTGGCGCTCCTGCGGAACCGGGATCTGGACCTCGATGACGAAGAGTCGGCTCTCCGTGCGCTGATCGACAGTGCCATGCGGCGCGGCACAGAACCGCTCCGCCCGGAGCTCCGCCGGCTCTATGCGGCAGCGGTTGAAAGCGCCACCGACGATGAGCGGGCCTATCTCCCCCTCGTTGCGGAGCGGATCGAGAGGGGGAGCGTCGGGGAGATCATGGCGCGAGAGGTGCGGAAGAGCGGCGACCTGCATGGATTCCTGGAGAGGGCGGAGCAGTGCCTGTGGCTGAATACGCCCCTCCGCGAACGGACATGA
- a CDS encoding YkgJ family cysteine cluster protein, which produces MDSPDEGLPSRICEACGGRCCHGAHPPLTPERIGILEDLMRSADGIESGSYARLRVREDGFCILMEGNRCIVHAVKPETCAAGPFTFDIRDGVLEIYLKKETICPLVRHLKQDSGAYRRQILLAVENITRLIRLLPPDQLAAVLRIDEPETDKVACLPLYSGGCA; this is translated from the coding sequence ATGGACAGCCCGGACGAGGGACTCCCAAGCAGGATCTGCGAAGCATGCGGAGGGCGGTGTTGCCATGGCGCGCACCCTCCGCTGACCCCGGAGAGGATCGGGATCCTCGAAGATCTGATGCGATCGGCCGATGGGATCGAATCCGGGAGCTATGCAAGGCTTCGCGTGCGGGAAGACGGCTTCTGCATCCTCATGGAGGGGAACCGCTGCATAGTGCATGCGGTGAAGCCGGAGACCTGCGCTGCCGGCCCCTTCACGTTCGACATACGCGACGGGGTGCTCGAGATCTATCTGAAAAAGGAGACCATCTGCCCCCTGGTCCGCCATCTCAAGCAGGATTCGGGTGCCTACCGGCGGCAGATCCTCCTGGCGGTGGAGAATATTACGCGACTGATCCGCCTGCTCCCCCCGGATCAGCTGGCGGCGGTCCTCCGCATCGATGAACCGGAGACCGATAAGGTGGCCTGTCTGCCCCTGTACAGCGGAGGATGCGCATGA
- a CDS encoding RimK family alpha-L-glutamate ligase: protein MAKLGVFVDRQTLSSSLQLSTLIRCRDDAEALGHTVYFIFPVEIKKIAGVDALFIRSRTDPMNISFVAAKMAEYNGIPVIDDPRSIQICADKINMYLHLMDRGVAMPRTVFLDRDDIRPARIRSLFEDYGTPLVLKEPSTSFSVRVEKVDTVDAFTRVAKRFIKLSDCIVMQEYVRSTYDWRIGVLDGKFLYAAKYIIPTETFKIQATVNGHIVYCAVQSVPREAVPQAVVDLALQAADAIGSGLYGVDIKEVGDRVCVIEVNDNPSLEGGEDRYYPDLYRRIVSHLMDLRERSPE, encoded by the coding sequence ATGGCTAAACTGGGTGTGTTCGTGGATCGGCAGACCCTCTCCAGCTCCCTGCAGCTCTCCACCCTCATCCGATGCCGGGATGACGCCGAAGCCCTGGGGCATACGGTGTACTTCATCTTTCCCGTGGAGATCAAGAAGATCGCCGGCGTGGACGCCCTCTTCATCCGCAGCAGGACGGATCCGATGAACATCAGCTTCGTTGCGGCCAAGATGGCGGAGTACAACGGCATACCGGTGATCGACGATCCCCGCTCCATCCAGATCTGCGCGGACAAGATCAACATGTATCTTCACCTGATGGATCGCGGCGTGGCGATGCCGCGGACGGTATTCCTGGACAGGGATGACATCCGTCCGGCACGGATCCGGAGCCTTTTCGAGGACTATGGGACCCCCCTCGTCCTGAAAGAGCCGTCCACGTCGTTCTCCGTGCGGGTGGAGAAGGTCGATACGGTGGACGCGTTCACGCGTGTGGCGAAGCGGTTCATCAAGCTCTCAGACTGCATCGTGATGCAGGAGTATGTCAGGAGCACATACGACTGGCGCATCGGAGTTCTGGACGGCAAGTTCCTCTACGCCGCCAAGTACATCATTCCCACAGAGACTTTCAAGATCCAGGCGACCGTCAACGGCCATATCGTCTACTGCGCCGTGCAGAGCGTGCCGAGGGAGGCGGTCCCGCAGGCGGTCGTCGATCTGGCATTGCAGGCAGCGGATGCCATTGGCAGCGGTCTCTACGGCGTGGATATCAAGGAGGTCGGGGACCGGGTCTGCGTCATCGAGGTGAACGACAATCCGTCTCTGGAAGGCGGAGAAGATCGGTATTACCCGGATTTATACCGCCGGATCGTCTCCCACCTCATGGATCTGCGGGAACGCTCTCCTGAATGA
- a CDS encoding RimK-like ATPgrasp N-terminal domain-containing protein, with protein MTDQLSKLLRTAPFHLKIGNSANFVVSENYFYKTRTYYSIVRSEVAGTPLSPSSSEVVEAYVVPVCLMKARRAGIPVCEWDISYSYVPIPSIVYGLHYYSDPSEYVVLNSQETSSEVIKYITHNFKFPFCYQKLSDPSSIASAVSIFGKTAYPDDAMAELAEKVFSAFRIPLVNIVAVSTDGGYLLSSLAPIRFSKLSRDEMRLLEAAVREGGHG; from the coding sequence ATGACCGATCAATTGAGCAAGCTCCTTCGCACCGCTCCCTTTCACCTGAAGATCGGGAATTCGGCCAACTTCGTGGTGAGCGAGAACTACTTCTACAAGACGCGCACCTACTACAGCATCGTGCGGAGCGAGGTGGCGGGAACGCCCCTCTCGCCCTCCAGCAGCGAGGTGGTGGAGGCGTACGTGGTTCCCGTCTGCCTGATGAAGGCCCGGCGTGCCGGTATCCCGGTCTGCGAGTGGGACATATCCTACTCGTACGTGCCGATCCCGTCCATCGTATACGGACTCCACTACTACTCCGACCCCTCGGAGTATGTCGTCCTGAACAGCCAGGAGACCTCGAGCGAGGTGATCAAGTACATCACGCACAACTTCAAGTTCCCGTTCTGTTACCAGAAACTGTCCGATCCCTCATCCATCGCGAGTGCGGTCTCGATCTTCGGGAAGACGGCGTATCCCGACGACGCTATGGCAGAACTTGCGGAGAAAGTATTCTCCGCATTCCGCATTCCCCTGGTCAATATCGTGGCCGTCTCCACGGATGGCGGCTACCTCCTCTCCAGTCTCGCTCCCATCCGCTTCTCGAAACTCTCCCGGGACGAGATGCGGCTTCTCGAGGCAGCCGTTCGGGAGGGCGGGCATGGCTAA
- a CDS encoding TIGR00341 family protein — translation MKKVSITVRDEEYEALKRLLEPYHYLESRGESVHEIRLYLPNAELDDFITAVKDTLDLRYKANTIEVVTPDFVVSPFLARVERRAEGEKAEKSPVEQLLQAAEPNTRLEPSRVVITCIAGIIALSGLFLNNATLIIGAMLLSPILAPISAFAIFVAHGDMRDALRSIGLLLVLLGSVIAVSFLTTLVVYPMLAPPITPEITLRTVTNPIYILMAVFLGFATILAIQRGLLEVIAGVSVAVALIPPTVVTGIYLFVDPFLALRSLLLVLENLVGLLTGTLAATAFLRIAPRTQDQKGIARRALLRVSAVLVILMIIIIALAIFV, via the coding sequence ATGAAAAAGGTCTCAATTACGGTCCGGGACGAAGAATACGAGGCCTTGAAACGGCTCCTGGAGCCCTACCACTATTTGGAGAGCAGAGGGGAGAGCGTTCACGAGATCCGGCTCTACCTGCCGAATGCCGAGCTGGACGATTTCATCACCGCCGTCAAGGACACCCTGGATCTCCGGTACAAAGCCAACACGATAGAGGTGGTCACGCCCGATTTCGTGGTGTCGCCATTTCTGGCACGCGTGGAGAGGAGAGCCGAGGGCGAAAAGGCTGAAAAAAGTCCGGTCGAGCAGTTGCTCCAGGCCGCAGAGCCGAATACGAGGCTCGAACCGAGCCGGGTGGTGATCACCTGCATCGCCGGTATCATCGCACTCTCGGGGCTCTTCCTGAACAACGCCACGCTCATCATCGGTGCGATGCTTCTCTCTCCCATACTGGCCCCCATCTCCGCCTTTGCCATCTTTGTCGCTCACGGTGACATGCGGGACGCGCTGCGGAGCATCGGACTCCTGCTTGTCCTTCTCGGCTCCGTCATTGCCGTCTCTTTCCTGACCACCCTGGTCGTCTACCCCATGCTCGCCCCGCCGATCACGCCCGAGATCACCCTGCGGACCGTGACCAACCCGATCTACATCCTGATGGCCGTGTTCCTGGGTTTCGCCACCATTCTCGCGATCCAGAGGGGTCTGCTGGAGGTGATCGCCGGGGTTTCGGTGGCGGTGGCGCTGATCCCTCCGACCGTGGTGACCGGGATCTACCTCTTCGTCGACCCCTTCCTCGCGCTTCGCTCTCTCCTGCTCGTCCTGGAGAATCTCGTGGGACTGTTGACCGGAACGCTGGCGGCCACCGCGTTCCTGAGAATCGCACCGAGGACGCAGGATCAGAAAGGGATCGCCAGGCGTGCTCTGCTCCGGGTGTCGGCGGTGCTGGTTATCCTGATGATCATCATCATCGCTCTGGCGATCTTCGTGTAG
- a CDS encoding type B DNA-directed DNA polymerase produces MWILDSCYRGAVELWVKEGGSVRRVQADYTPFFYLHLADAAPHRELIDALDSLYPVEECTFRTVCGCRQGYRIGAGRSVALAIESQTRFAADLYNVDVRPDQRFLAERGIFPCSYPEESRFSLDFPVPLTELAIRVHGDPHRDREIAAVSIGGKRIEGDERRILSDLSSILASVDPDVILFPDAAAWLRHIRRRAEEYDLEVAFSRSGEYREIADRSYWSYGRREYKSGIGLPDGRILVDTARSFTYREGGLAGILLASRLTALPPSLAAHVTPGTLISAYEIYEAVRRGIAVPFRKGDAEHARRLQDLRAEDRGGMILQPRAGLYEGVGELDFTSLYPSLIVKHNLSPETLRSPARDGFLPEVLRPLLALRRSAKRQKRQHPGYASMDAILKWMLVTCFGYTGYRNAKFGRIEVHESVTHHARDVLLRTKRIAEAMGFAVVHGIVDCLWVQGGDMGVLKAAVEEETELPAETETYDWIVFLPMPDGYGAYNRYFGRLADGSMKMRGVMARRRDTPEYVRRMQQEMLQVLGSAADRAGLAALRGRAEEIYFRHARGLACAAPEDLVIRRRINRPDHARNSLESAAVRAYGHCGIEIAAGMEMGYVVRDAGRWLVDTPWDADSIDLRYYCGLLEKAWSEVAFCLNCAAAGEDDVWPAQPHSG; encoded by the coding sequence ATGTGGATCCTTGACTCCTGCTACCGCGGCGCCGTCGAGCTCTGGGTCAAGGAGGGTGGCAGCGTGCGGAGGGTGCAGGCGGACTATACCCCCTTCTTCTACCTCCACCTTGCGGACGCCGCACCCCACCGCGAGCTGATCGACGCGCTGGACAGCCTCTACCCTGTGGAGGAATGCACGTTCCGAACGGTGTGCGGGTGCCGGCAGGGGTACCGGATCGGCGCCGGGCGATCCGTTGCCCTCGCCATCGAGTCGCAGACACGGTTTGCCGCCGATCTCTACAACGTTGACGTTCGCCCCGACCAGCGGTTTCTTGCCGAGCGGGGGATCTTCCCCTGCAGCTACCCGGAGGAGTCCCGCTTCTCTTTGGATTTTCCCGTGCCCCTCACCGAGCTCGCGATTCGCGTGCACGGCGACCCGCACCGCGACAGGGAGATCGCCGCCGTCAGCATCGGAGGGAAGCGCATCGAAGGAGACGAACGGCGGATTCTCTCCGATCTCTCCTCGATCCTGGCGTCCGTGGACCCGGACGTAATCCTCTTTCCCGACGCCGCCGCCTGGCTCCGCCACATCCGCCGCAGGGCGGAGGAGTACGACCTGGAGGTGGCATTCAGCCGGAGCGGGGAGTACCGGGAGATCGCCGACCGCTCCTACTGGAGTTACGGGAGGAGGGAGTACAAGAGCGGCATCGGTCTGCCGGATGGGCGAATCCTGGTGGACACCGCACGGAGTTTCACCTACCGCGAAGGGGGGCTTGCCGGCATCCTGCTCGCCTCCCGCCTTACCGCGCTGCCCCCCAGCCTTGCCGCCCACGTCACCCCCGGCACCCTGATATCCGCCTACGAGATCTATGAGGCGGTGCGTAGGGGGATTGCGGTCCCCTTCCGTAAGGGCGATGCCGAGCATGCGAGGCGGTTGCAGGATCTCAGGGCGGAGGATCGCGGCGGCATGATCCTCCAGCCTCGGGCCGGGCTGTACGAAGGCGTCGGCGAGCTGGACTTCACCTCGCTCTACCCCTCTCTGATCGTGAAGCACAACCTCTCCCCCGAGACGCTCCGATCGCCGGCCCGGGATGGCTTCCTCCCCGAGGTGCTCCGCCCCCTTCTTGCGCTCCGGCGTTCGGCCAAACGGCAGAAGCGGCAGCATCCGGGGTATGCCTCCATGGACGCCATCCTCAAGTGGATGCTCGTCACCTGCTTCGGCTATACCGGCTACAGGAACGCCAAGTTCGGGCGGATCGAGGTGCACGAGAGCGTCACCCACCATGCCCGCGATGTGCTGCTCCGCACGAAGCGGATCGCGGAGGCTATGGGATTTGCCGTGGTGCACGGCATCGTGGACTGCCTCTGGGTGCAGGGGGGGGACATGGGAGTGCTGAAGGCAGCGGTCGAGGAGGAGACCGAACTTCCGGCCGAGACGGAGACGTACGACTGGATCGTCTTCCTCCCCATGCCGGACGGCTACGGCGCCTACAACCGCTACTTCGGGCGGCTCGCCGACGGTTCCATGAAAATGCGGGGGGTCATGGCCCGGCGGAGAGATACGCCCGAGTACGTGCGGAGGATGCAGCAGGAGATGCTGCAGGTTCTGGGGAGTGCGGCAGACCGGGCGGGACTCGCTGCCCTCCGCGGACGGGCGGAGGAGATCTACTTCCGCCATGCCCGGGGGCTTGCCTGCGCGGCTCCCGAAGATCTGGTCATACGCCGCCGCATCAACAGGCCGGATCATGCCAGGAACAGCCTGGAATCCGCCGCTGTCCGGGCCTACGGACATTGCGGCATCGAGATCGCAGCGGGCATGGAGATGGGCTATGTCGTGCGCGATGCCGGGCGGTGGCTGGTGGACACACCCTGGGATGCCGATTCCATCGATCTCCGCTACTACTGCGGCCTCCTGGAGAAGGCATGGAGCGAGGTGGCATTCTGCCTGAACTGCGCTGCCGCCGGTGAAGACGACGTTTGGCCTGCCCAACCGCATTCGGGCTGA
- the hypD gene encoding hydrogenase formation protein HypD produces MAVSQDIARALREHVTDDLTFMHICGTHEASISRAGIRSILPPQLKIVMGPGCPVCITPQGEIDAALELVEKGAIVATYGDLLRVPGSKGSLESCGGDVRVVQGIHRAVDIALREEREVAFISVGFETTAPTVAAALLARPPRNFSILSCHRLVPPAMQWLLEQGEAKLDGFLLPGHVCTVMGYQEYEKFPVPQVVAGFEPEDILLGLLMLARQVGSGEHRVENAYPRAVTREGNRKAKEMMYRVFEPFDVEWRGFPVIPRSGLRLRDEFSEYDALKRFELEIRNVEKHSACLCDRVLRGVNQPTDCRLFSKVCTPHTPVGPCMVSHEGACRIWHTYRVKHG; encoded by the coding sequence ATGGCGGTCAGTCAGGATATCGCGAGGGCGCTCCGGGAGCATGTGACCGACGATCTCACTTTCATGCACATATGCGGGACCCACGAGGCATCCATCTCGCGGGCAGGCATACGGAGCATCCTCCCCCCGCAGCTGAAGATCGTGATGGGGCCGGGCTGCCCGGTCTGCATCACGCCGCAGGGGGAGATCGATGCCGCCCTGGAACTGGTCGAGAAGGGCGCCATCGTGGCGACGTACGGGGATCTCCTCCGCGTTCCGGGTTCGAAAGGATCTCTGGAGTCGTGCGGGGGCGATGTGCGGGTGGTGCAGGGCATCCACAGGGCCGTGGATATCGCCCTCCGCGAAGAGAGGGAGGTTGCGTTTATATCGGTCGGTTTCGAGACAACGGCCCCGACTGTGGCGGCAGCGCTTCTTGCCCGCCCCCCGCGTAACTTCAGCATCCTGAGCTGCCACCGCCTCGTCCCGCCGGCGATGCAGTGGCTGCTGGAGCAAGGGGAGGCGAAGCTCGACGGGTTCCTCCTGCCCGGCCATGTCTGCACGGTCATGGGCTACCAGGAGTACGAGAAGTTCCCCGTCCCGCAGGTGGTGGCAGGATTCGAGCCGGAGGACATCCTTCTCGGACTCCTGATGCTCGCACGGCAGGTCGGGAGCGGAGAGCACCGGGTGGAGAACGCCTATCCGCGCGCGGTCACGAGGGAGGGGAACCGGAAGGCAAAGGAGATGATGTACCGTGTCTTCGAACCCTTTGATGTGGAGTGGCGGGGATTTCCGGTGATACCCCGATCCGGACTGCGGCTCAGGGACGAGTTCTCGGAATACGACGCATTGAAGAGGTTCGAGCTGGAGATCAGAAACGTGGAGAAGCACTCGGCATGCCTCTGCGATCGTGTGCTGCGGGGCGTCAATCAGCCCACGGACTGCAGGCTCTTCTCGAAGGTCTGCACACCGCATACGCCCGTCGGGCCCTGCATGGTGAGCCACGAAGGCGCCTGCCGGATCTGGCATACGTATCGAGTCAAGCATGGGTGA